The sequence below is a genomic window from Brevibacillus laterosporus.
ATATTCTTTCTTTAAAGCTATAACAGCTTTTATTCCCTTGAAGTTCTCTTCATATATCTTAGTTTGATACACATCCTTGATGAAAAATGTACCATGGAATGTGGTTTGCCCATCGTCAAAATAATAGGGAAAAACAGTAGACATTTTTTTCACTTCTAAATTGACTACACAATACAAGATTCTTCTATCGTTTTTTCATAATATATCCCCCCCTCGTCTACAAACAAAGTATATCTCTAAATCTTTTAAAAAAAGGCATACAAATTTTCATTTATAGATGAAAATTTGTATGCCTTTTTTTGTGAAGATACCAACCTTTAGCTGAGTCAATATATAAGTAAGCGTCAAATACTGCCCACCTACACTCAACACAATTTCGATGGGATAATCTTCCAAGATATCGTCTCCAAAATTTTTTCCAAGTAGCCTACTTCATCAATAATAAGGAGTGTCTTTCGGCAGTCTTACATAAAATACTCTGCACTGACAAAGCGTGTTGAAGAAGGGTATCAAGAAACTATGAATATGTTACATTATGTTTAGATGCATCCTCTAGGAGACCATCTAGTTGGTCAACAGTATGCTGCCAGCCAACTCTTTTCAAACGATCAATCAGAAGGTTGAGTGCTCATCTCTGTTCCCTCCCTTCTAATTGTTCATACACAGGGTATGAGGACTTCTGCTATGATAAACTTGCGGCATCCTCGCCTATAGGCAGGATACAGGATGCTAGCTACAGATGCTAATTTGCTTAAGCAGGCAAGCTTTATCGATGCAGTAGTGCGCGGTCACGTTAATGGATTGGCTATTTGCCAATACCCCTCGTGGCGCTCAAACGAGCTCACTAACGTTACCATTAACATGCCGAATCATTAATAAATAGCGTAAAGTAGTTCCTATCCTTTCTCAAGGTGGGGACTATTTTACGCTTTACCCAATCTCATTTAATTCATATTATTCTAGCTTCTACTTTTAATCTTTGTGAGCCACCATTCACAATGGTTTTTATATCATCAATATAAAATTGGGTATTTCTAGGCAATATTAACTCATATTGTCCTGGATAATAACTGATTCGATCTACATAACCAGCTATTCCATCCTTAGGAATTTTTAATTCTAGAATTACGGGCCTTGCTATAAATTGTGTTCCAATCACTATTGATGTACTTAAGTATCCTCGTTCTAATAGAACCGTTCCTTCAAATTTCTCTTTAATCTCCTCAGCCTTTTCCTTTTTAACTTTATTACCATCCATTAAGTCTATTTGATACTGCTCACCAAATATGATTCCATCTGTGCCTCGATATACAATGATGGAGTCCTTTAGTTTTGATTTATTTAAAGCTTTGTCCATGATTTCAATTTTTTTATCTATTTTAAGGTCAGAACCTAAATTTCCATCATTTTTTCTCAAATAACTATTAATCGGGCTTGCATTCTTGGTGTATTCAGTAATTTGTTTTTTCTCATTCTCTTTTAATACCGATTTCCACTTTGAATATTCTTTTTTACCCCATCTTTTAGCTTTTGCTATATCTATACCAAAATTTCTTAC
It includes:
- a CDS encoding ADP-ribosyltransferase produces the protein MNTARVRNFGIDIAKAKRWGKKEYSKWKSVLKENEKKQITEYTKNASPINSYLRKNDGNLGSDLKIDKKIEIMDKALNKSKLKDSIIVYRGTDGIIFGEQYQIDLMDGNKVKKEKAEEIKEKFEGTVLLERGYLSTSIVIGTQFIARPVILELKIPKDGIAGYVDRISYYPGQYELILPRNTQFYIDDIKTIVNGGSQRLKVEARII